In one Nicotiana tomentosiformis chromosome 6, ASM39032v3, whole genome shotgun sequence genomic region, the following are encoded:
- the LOC104115702 gene encoding protein translation factor SUI1 homolog isoform X2 → MSDLDLLVPNAFDPFAEANADNSGAGTKDYVHIRIQQRNGRKSLTTVQGLKKEFSYNKILKDLKKEFCCNGTVVQDPELGQVIQLQGDQRKNVSTFLVQELI, encoded by the exons ATGTCTGATCTCGACCTCCTAGTTCCTAATGCTTTTG ATCCCTTTGCTGAGGCAAATGCTGATAACTCTGGTGCGGGGACAAAAGATTATGTGCACATCCGTATACAGCAAAGGAACGGTAGGAAAAGCCTGACAACTGTGCAGGGTTTGAAGAAAGAATTCAGCTACAATAAAATTCTGAAGGATCTCAAGAAAGAATTTTGCTGCAACGGCACTGTTGTCCAGGATCCCGAATTGGGGCAG GTTATTCAACTTCAGGGTGATCAGCGAAAGAATGTTTCAACATTTCTTGTCCAG gaACTGATATGA